The sequence below is a genomic window from Coffea eugenioides isolate CCC68of unplaced genomic scaffold, Ceug_1.0 ScVebR1_2558;HRSCAF=3609, whole genome shotgun sequence.
GCTTTAATTATGTTTTCGTAAGCCATATGTCCATCATAGTTCCATATTCTGAAAATGTCTCCATGTTTATTGTCCATGAGCTCGACTTTAACTTTCTTGAAGCAGCGGATATAAATTACTAATCCGCCAGTTATTGAGAACACCAACAAGGGTACGCCAAGACCTATGATGTAGTATCGGGTGTGATGTCTGTGATTTCCCACAACAGAAGGAGTATGAATTCCCACAACAGATGGAGATGCACCACAAATAGTGGAATTGTAACGCAAGTGTCGATTGCCGGCAAATCTTTCTAAACCAAACTCAATGACAAGCTCGCACGGAAGTTCACCTTCCAAAGCATTATAGGACAGGTCGACGTCCCCCAGTCGCATAAGAGACGAGGGGACAGTGCCAGAGAGAATATTGTGGGCAAGATTCAAGGTCCAAAGGTACCACTCCAATTTAAGAATGTCATCCCCAAATTGGGTAGGAATTGGGCCTGTAAGTTGGTTTGAGGAAAGATCCAGAATTTCTAGAGAAGGCATATTGAAAAGTCCAAGAGGGAAGGAACCACTTATTTGGTTAGAAGAGAGGTCCAAATTAACTAGAGCAGACAGATTGCCAAGGGTCGGAGGGATTTGACCAGTCAGCCGGTTGGACCCAAGGAAAAGATATTCCAAATATTTCAAATTTCCTATTTCAGAGGGAATGGAACCACTTATGTGGTTAGAAGAGAGGTCCAAATTAACTAGAGCAGTCAGATTGCCAAGGGTCGGAGGGATTTGACCAGTCAACCGGTTGGACCCAAGATGGAGATATCCCAAATAttccaaatttcctatttcaGAGGGAATGGAACCACTTATTTGGTTAGAAGAGAGGTCCAAAGAAAACAGAGTATTTAGATTGCCAAGGGTCGGAGGGATTTGACCAGTCAGCCGGTTGGACCCAAGgacaagaaatttcaaattttttaaatttcctaTTTCAGAGGGAATTGAACCATAAATAAGATTCAAGTGAATGTCTAGCCGGAAAAGATTTGTCAAATTAAAAAGAGCCGAAGGAATTGTCCCATTGAAGTGGTTATTACTGAGGTCAAGGGAGTCAAGGTTAGACAATTGGCCAAGAGTTGAAGGGATGGGACCCCCAAAAGAATTCTTGCTCAAGTCTAGAGTAACCAAATTTGTCAAATTTCCGATACCTGAAGGAATTAAGCTTTCAATCCAGTTCAAAGAAACATCAAGTTGCGCTAGTTGTGTCAGGTTTCCTAGAGAAGACGGGAGCTCACCTTCAAGTCCATTGGAAGACAAAATGAGATAGGCGAGTTTGGAGAGTGCACCTATTTGATGTGGGATGGCTCCGTAAAAGCCATTTTGACTGAGATTGAGGGAGACTAATTTGGACAAGTGGCCAAGAGTTGGAGGGATGGAACCCCCAAAAGAATTGTGGCTCAAATCTAGAGCAACCAAGTTCGTCAAGTTTCCGATACCCGGAGGAATTAAGCTTGCAATTGAGTTCGAAGAAACATCGAGTTGTGCTAGTTGGGTAAGGTTTACTAGAGAAGAAGGGAGCTCACCTTGAAGTCTGTTGGAAGACAAATTGAGATAGGTGAGTTTGGAGAGTGCACCTATTTGATGTGGGATGACTCCGTAAAGTTCATTTCGACTGAGATCCAGTCTAACCAGGTTCGGAAAAGAAGAGAAGCTCAAATTTGTCAAGTGATCTTGAATTCTGCAGTTCGGAAGTAGTATTTCGGTAACACTACCAGCATCGTTGCAAATGATACCAGACCAGTGGCAGTGGGCAGAGATGTTTGTTGCAGTAGTACTGTCTCCCCACCAGCCACTCTTGCGCAGTGCTTCAGCTTCCAATAAATTCACAGCAGACTCCTTTGCCGCTGCTACTGCAACTGGTGCAATAGGCAGTATCATGAGAAGAACAACTCCGCTGCATACAACATCCATCGATGCTATAGAACTATGAAAGGCCGTAATTAAGATAAGATGGATGAAATGTAAGCGCCCGCCCTGATTAAGTAGTCTGGATTGAAAGACTCGCACTTAAAATGGAGTGCGGTCAGCCCTCAGCAGTGTTTGTGGTCTTCCGCATTTGAATGGTACGCTGTGTGGAATTTCTCGTAAAAATGCCACGCAATTGGCTATATTGACCAATCTTATTGTGAAGGAAAAGAATTATAGTTAGAATTGGACTCTTAACAAGTGGCATACGGTTCTACTAAATTGAACTTCAACTGAATTGGTAGCCTTTGTCAAAAGCGGTTCAATCAGAAGGAAATTACTCACAaccctttttttcaaaaaaatttttttttttttaaaacgcACTCCATTATCTTCACATGGTTCTCGAATCTAATTATTGCTGTTTGTGCTAAAGagtaaattataaattctaaggacagatttctattttttaaaaaaatctaattGTAGCTCAGATATATAAGGCTTAGTCTGTGAGTTTAGGAGATTAAAAGGAATGAAGAACGAACaatttaagttatgataaaaaaaaaaaggaaaagaagtaTTAGAACTTCTTTCGTTTCTGTTGTTTGAGATTAGCGAGAAGGGGAGCAAATTAGTAATATTTCGGTCTTAAAAGTACATTTTAACTCTTTTGCCTTCTACGGGCAGTCAAATTCATGACATGCCTTTGTTCAAGGCATTTGCGTACATGTGAACACTATAATTAAGAGGAAATTACTTGCAGcccttttttttaacaaaaaaaaaaaagtttaaaaaacgTACTCCACAATCCTCATATGGTTCTTAAATCTAATTATTGATCTCTTTGTGCTAAAGAATAAATTCTAACTTCTAAGAGCAGATttctaaaacccaaaaaaaaaaaaaaattgtcaatcTCCTCAAATTCACAATTCATCTTTTTTGAAtaatgaatttttatttatttatttgaataattAGTAACGCATAAGATGTACTCATCTTTTTTCACAATTCATTAGCTTAAACCTGTGATTTGGAGGGATTGTTCAGCATTGATTACTGGATAATGGGCATTGCTCAAATTCACATCTTTCAAGTTTCAAAAACCAGTCAAATTTGTCGGGCTGAAAGGTTTCTATTCAACTATGTTGATTGTTCTTAAAAGGCAAATGCAGTTTAGACACTTCTCAGAAAGAGAATGATTCAATAACTTTATTATTTCTTTGAACTGAcatatttttttagaaaaggACTTTTATCAGATACGTATACAATTCTACCCAATCGAAATTCGAATAAATTGGTAACCTTTGccaaaatttaagaaaaagtgGTACAGTTAAACAGAAATTATTCATAACCTTTTTTCTTATTTAAGAACATTCTCCATCATCCTCATATGCTTTACAAATCCAATGGGTGTCCTCTTTTGTGCTAAAGGGAAAATAATGTGATTAACAGTAAATTTTAGCATACAAGGCTTAGTTTGTGAATTTAGAAgcgaaaaagaaacaagaaaaggagagaaagtaCTGGCACTTTCTTTGACATTGTTTTGACAGTCTCATGAGAAGAAGAGAAATATAAGtagagctgttaaacgaacTAACCTGTTCATTAGCTTGGCCCGTTTAGACTCGTTCGAAATTTTATATGAGTCGAATTCGAACAAATATTTTGGCTTGATAAGTAATCGAATGAACACGAGTTCGTTCATGAACATGGACCTAATtgtcattttacaaaatttatGGTTAATATTATATTCCTAATTCCATACTTAATTGATCGCAAACATGTGTTTCATTGTTTGTGAACGGCTCGGTTATATTAAACGAGTCGAATTCTAACTAGGATTTTCCTTAACGAATCGAACACCAACACAGATTTGGATTTCGAATATTATCGAATGAACATGAGTTTTGTTCGAATAGCTTAACAAACAGAATTCAAACATGAGATACTCGACTCTCGACTTGACTCGTTTACAACTCTCTAAATATGAGTAGTAAATAATATATATGCTGGCCTTAGAAGTGTATTCTCCTGCTCAAATATGTGAACGGATAATTTCGCCCCTTTGCCCCTCCATTCTGTCAGGTCAAATAGCAAAAGTTGATAGAATGGCCAAAAACTTAAACTAACTTGTCTAAGGGTTTAAATAACATATAATATAATTTGGGGGTTAAAAGTGTATAAAAGTGATGGATCGCTTTAGGAGTCGGCTGAGGAATTTACTCTTTTTTACTAAATGAAGTGGCTAATTCCTTCTATACCATTTCAGGTCAATTGCATGAATCAAGTAGCCTGGGTTAGCTTGGATTTTAAGTCTTGCATTTACAATCAAGTCAAGGTCCTTCGAATCTAGTAACCGACATGGACATTTTATTACGCGTTGTAATTTGAAACACTCGCAAAGCTGTCTTTTTCGGCCTTTGATCTCATTCCGCTTTTGAGAATCAAAGTCGGTCTTTCACTCGGGTCTTGTGTGCAAGTTCTCAGATAGAGCCCCAACTTCAAGTACAAATAGTTCAACAAAGATATAGCTTATTTGTTTTAAGTCCATTGATGGTAAAAGTTTCTTAGATAGTGAAAAGGTggaatttcttttaattttttcttttccctcttacGTTTAcagtgcattttattttcatggaaaaaaacAATACATAGCCTAGAAGTTTCTCTCTGAATCATATTATAGTAATTTTACAGATGTACAAAATTTGGCTTCTCCTATTTGGGCAAATTGCTCAATCCCTTGTATTTTTGCGTAATATGACATGACCTCctttaaagtttcaaaatacttACATAATCTCCTATAACATTATGTATAATGAAAAATGGATTGAAAGCATCTTCGTTTACGATGATTGACAGAGATGTGGTGTTTCGAAAGtatgtttgataataaaattataaaatccaCTTAACTCCTTTATAGTTTTGCATAAATATTCACTTAATCTGCTCTAGTTTCGTATTTATCTACACAATCCTCTTATGATTTTATGAAAAGTTATTAGACCCTTATTCAATTTAGTGCTTGAAATAAGGACAATATTATCATTATATCTAACATGTTATGAAGACTATTTTTCATCAAACTTCCCATTCACataaaatcataagggggttatgtggATATTTTAAAACCTCTGAGGGATCATATGGTATTATGCAAATGCACAAGAGGGT
It includes:
- the LOC113756921 gene encoding probable leucine-rich repeat receptor-like protein kinase At1g35710, which encodes MDVVCSGVVLLMILPIAPVAVAAAKESAVNLLEAEALRKSGWWGDSTTATNISAHCHWSGIICNDAGSVTEILLPNCRIQDHLTNLSFSSFPNLVRLDLSRNELYGVIPHQIGALSKLTYLNLSSNRLQGELPSSLVNLTQLAQLDVSSNSIASLIPPGIGNLTNLVALDLSHNSFGGSIPPTLGHLSKLVSLNLSQNGFYGAIPHQIGALSKLAYLILSSNGLEGELPSSLGNLTQLAQLDVSLNWIESLIPSGIGNLTNLVTLDLSKNSFGGPIPSTLGQLSNLDSLDLSNNHFNGTIPSALFNLTNLFRLDIHLNLIYGSIPSEIGNLKNLKFLVLGSNRLTGQIPPTLGNLNTLFSLDLSSNQISGSIPSEIGNLEYLGYLHLGSNRLTGQIPPTLGNLTALVNLDLSSNHISGSIPSEIGNLKYLEYLFLGSNRLTGQIPPTLGNLSALVNLDLSSNQISGSFPLGLFNMPSLEILDLSSNQLTGPIPTQFGDDILKLEWYLWTLNLAHNILSGTVPSSLMRLGDVDLSYNALEGELPCELVIEFGLERFAGNRHLRYNSTICGASPSVVGIHTPSVVGNHRHHTRYYIIGLGVPLLVFSITGGL